In Fibrobacter sp. UWB10, one DNA window encodes the following:
- a CDS encoding DUF4172 domain-containing protein — protein MIVSKPLFIHQYPDWTKFRYNAQSVIDALGQTRLLEGTLVGVADLVCDSDFETRMLAKDIAANYALDGITLDAQKLESEIQKKNSAKNDIRNFVGAIQNAKLPLTEERLFAWHAAIGQNKVKSYRTKESIAGTFTGVSPERIPHEMERFMDWFENSTQDGAIKAAIAHFWFLTIRPFEDGNGRIARALSAMLLARSEDTTRCQYALNEQILKDRENYIQTLFKAQAGNGDLTEWILWFLNAMRESIEECSKETADALKKMQFLQKNQQADLSARERKIIEAVWSGELPAIFSVKEVAAFTGTSHDSALRDIQDLIQKEIVRPENKGGRSQKYSLI, from the coding sequence ATGATAGTTTCTAAGCCGCTTTTCATACACCAGTACCCTGACTGGACCAAGTTTCGCTACAATGCGCAGAGCGTCATAGACGCCCTGGGCCAGACGCGTTTGCTCGAAGGCACCCTTGTGGGCGTTGCCGACTTGGTTTGCGATTCGGATTTCGAGACGCGCATGCTTGCCAAAGACATTGCCGCAAACTACGCCCTCGACGGAATCACCCTGGATGCACAAAAGCTGGAGAGCGAGATTCAAAAGAAGAATTCCGCCAAGAACGACATTCGAAATTTTGTCGGCGCCATTCAAAACGCCAAGCTCCCCCTTACCGAAGAGCGCCTGTTCGCATGGCATGCAGCCATTGGCCAAAATAAGGTAAAAAGCTACAGGACCAAGGAAAGCATTGCAGGGACTTTTACTGGCGTGAGCCCGGAGCGCATTCCACACGAAATGGAACGCTTTATGGACTGGTTTGAAAATTCAACGCAAGACGGCGCGATTAAAGCGGCCATTGCCCACTTCTGGTTTTTGACGATTCGCCCCTTTGAAGACGGCAACGGACGCATTGCCCGCGCCTTAAGCGCGATGCTCTTGGCCCGAAGCGAAGATACCACTCGCTGCCAGTATGCATTGAATGAACAAATCTTGAAGGACCGCGAGAATTACATACAAACTTTATTCAAGGCGCAGGCCGGAAACGGCGACTTGACGGAATGGATTTTGTGGTTCTTGAACGCCATGCGAGAATCCATTGAAGAATGCAGCAAAGAAACTGCTGACGCCCTCAAGAAAATGCAGTTCCTGCAAAAGAACCAGCAGGCTGATTTAAGCGCCCGCGAGCGCAAGATTATCGAAGCCGTTTGGAGCGGAGAGCTTCCGGCGATATTCTCGGTGAAAGAAGTAGCCGCCTTTACCGGCACGAGCCACGATTCCGCACTCCGCGACATTCAGGACTTGATTCAAAAAGAAATCGTCCGCCCCGAAAACAAGGGCGGACGAAGCCAGAAATACAGCTTGATTTAA
- a CDS encoding M6 family metalloprotease domain-containing protein, translated as MKTKIAFGLLLGSLLFPTMLFADIVYQGKRVQEWPEEARPTFTGSKASASSSGLARAVATQTKGHYAAPKGKIYSLTLLVDFSDKAAPVTVSEVEEWLNKEGFNRDGCNGSVRDYYLDVSNGQLDLTNEVYGWYRAKHPKSWYESLPGYTGSDSLMKEVFAYFDSQVDFSRYDNDKDGTTEAINIVYAGEGQTWGQGLWPHSGWSNERRDGVKLTHHQMTDMPGKFSIYVFVHESGHMIFGWPDLYWYGDYCTMGNRANDWNPVAINDFFRADQGWIPFIDITSDDVSFETTKPGEFCYRYKNPNRPNQEGLVWSYVRNTGRNKVLAGSGLLMQHYDFSIEGNSAADKLGLRIVHASAAGKSSDNPGDQWPSPGSTANTFFKSGSYPEFSDDAYPAIRWYNGSTTGLKITDIGTPGETLTFCIGGNCPEPVSSSSTPASSSSVAELTVQKIALDVTLPLDNNYAYVTLDLKGSEVAQILGIKQNEFGDKATFYGVEPDGTLNSRTTGEGTGHWFDSDGKIVAWDPNGTSIVFSNVDLATMTTKIGHMPNKVSAGETYVVKQAVVYGNKQVTFEITITIGGKTTVISNLEKSRHGKPGSRIFNVLGKPVGQRSASGEMPDLPKGRYVEIGK; from the coding sequence ATGAAAACCAAAATTGCATTTGGCCTGTTATTAGGCTCATTATTATTCCCGACGATGCTTTTTGCAGACATCGTGTATCAGGGGAAACGCGTCCAGGAATGGCCCGAAGAAGCCCGCCCGACATTCACCGGATCCAAAGCAAGCGCGTCCAGTTCCGGTTTAGCGAGAGCCGTTGCAACACAAACGAAAGGCCACTACGCCGCCCCCAAGGGCAAAATCTACAGTCTCACGCTCCTTGTCGATTTTTCAGACAAGGCTGCACCTGTCACCGTAAGCGAAGTCGAAGAATGGCTGAACAAAGAAGGTTTCAATAGAGACGGTTGCAACGGTTCTGTGCGCGACTACTATTTAGACGTTTCAAACGGGCAACTGGACCTCACCAACGAAGTCTACGGATGGTATCGCGCTAAGCATCCTAAATCTTGGTACGAAAGCCTGCCGGGATACACAGGGTCCGATTCCCTAATGAAAGAGGTGTTCGCGTATTTTGATTCTCAGGTTGATTTTTCACGCTACGACAATGACAAAGACGGCACCACTGAAGCAATCAACATCGTGTACGCCGGCGAAGGCCAAACATGGGGGCAGGGCCTGTGGCCGCATTCCGGATGGTCCAACGAAAGGCGCGACGGCGTAAAGCTCACCCACCACCAAATGACGGACATGCCAGGCAAATTTTCGATATACGTCTTTGTACACGAAAGCGGGCACATGATTTTTGGCTGGCCGGACCTTTATTGGTACGGAGATTACTGCACCATGGGCAACCGCGCAAACGACTGGAACCCGGTAGCCATCAATGACTTTTTCCGTGCAGACCAAGGCTGGATTCCGTTTATCGACATCACGAGTGACGACGTGAGTTTCGAAACCACCAAGCCCGGCGAATTCTGCTACCGCTACAAGAACCCAAACAGGCCAAACCAAGAAGGATTGGTGTGGTCTTACGTACGCAACACGGGCCGCAACAAGGTGCTTGCAGGTAGCGGCCTCTTGATGCAACACTACGATTTTTCGATTGAAGGCAATTCCGCTGCAGACAAGCTCGGACTCCGAATCGTGCATGCCAGCGCGGCGGGAAAATCAAGCGACAACCCGGGCGATCAATGGCCAAGTCCAGGCAGCACCGCCAACACGTTCTTCAAGAGCGGTTCCTACCCGGAATTTTCAGATGACGCCTACCCCGCTATCCGCTGGTATAACGGCTCCACAACAGGCCTCAAGATTACCGACATTGGAACCCCCGGCGAAACGCTCACCTTCTGCATCGGCGGAAACTGTCCCGAACCGGTTTCAAGCTCTTCGACTCCGGCAAGTTCCAGCAGCGTCGCTGAACTCACCGTTCAAAAAATCGCCCTCGACGTAACACTCCCACTTGACAACAACTACGCTTACGTGACCCTCGACTTGAAAGGCAGCGAAGTCGCCCAGATTTTAGGCATCAAGCAAAACGAATTTGGCGACAAAGCAACATTCTACGGAGTGGAACCCGATGGAACGCTCAACAGCCGCACCACTGGCGAAGGGACCGGACACTGGTTTGATTCGGACGGCAAAATCGTCGCTTGGGATCCGAACGGCACAAGTATCGTTTTCTCTAACGTAGACCTTGCAACCATGACAACCAAGATTGGGCACATGCCGAACAAGGTCTCGGCCGGGGAAACTTATGTTGTGAAGCAGGCCGTCGTTTACGGGAACAAGCAAGTCACCTTCGAAATCACAATAACCATTGGCGGAAAGACCACCGTCATTTCAAACCTTGAAAAGTCGAGACACGGCAAACCCGGAAGCAGAATCTTCAACGTACTCGGCAAACCCGTGGGTCAAAGAAGCGCATCCGGTGAAATGCCTGATTTGCCCAAGGGCAGGTATGTAGAAATCGGAAAGTAA
- a CDS encoding electron transfer flavoprotein subunit beta/FixA family protein, with amino-acid sequence MSLKIVVLAKQVPDTRNVGPDAMTEQGTINRAALPAVFNPEDLNALEQALRLKDQFPGSTISVLTMGLPKSAEVIREALYRGADCGYVITDRSLGGADTLATSYTLAQAVKKVGDYDIILGGRQAIDGDTAQVGPQIAEKLGLTQVTYAEEILSLDEKARKVVIRRHIDGGVETVEAPLPLVVTVNGSAAPCRPRNAKRIMKYKNATAVAERAPEAAEKYAALIAKKPYLDIPQWGAADIDADPTQIGKAGSPTNVKAVKNIVFKAKESRTLTASDADVEGLIKELLDEKIIG; translated from the coding sequence ATGAGTCTTAAAATCGTTGTGCTTGCTAAGCAAGTACCTGATACACGAAACGTGGGCCCCGATGCCATGACGGAGCAGGGAACCATCAATCGTGCCGCATTGCCCGCGGTCTTCAACCCCGAAGACCTGAACGCCCTGGAGCAAGCCCTTCGTTTGAAGGACCAGTTCCCCGGTTCCACCATTTCCGTGCTGACGATGGGTCTGCCGAAGTCCGCCGAAGTCATCCGCGAAGCTCTGTACCGCGGTGCCGACTGCGGTTACGTGATTACGGACCGCTCCCTCGGTGGCGCAGACACGCTCGCTACTAGCTACACGCTCGCCCAGGCCGTCAAGAAGGTCGGCGACTATGACATTATTCTCGGTGGCCGCCAGGCTATCGACGGTGACACCGCCCAGGTCGGTCCGCAGATCGCAGAAAAGCTCGGCCTTACCCAGGTGACCTACGCCGAAGAAATTCTGAGCCTCGACGAGAAGGCCCGCAAGGTCGTGATCCGCCGCCATATTGACGGTGGTGTGGAAACGGTGGAAGCACCGCTCCCGCTGGTCGTGACTGTGAACGGCAGTGCAGCGCCCTGCCGCCCGCGCAACGCCAAGCGTATCATGAAGTACAAGAACGCTACCGCAGTCGCCGAACGCGCTCCGGAAGCCGCTGAAAAGTACGCCGCCCTCATCGCGAAGAAGCCCTACCTCGACATCCCGCAGTGGGGTGCCGCAGACATCGACGCCGACCCGACTCAGATTGGTAAGGCCGGTTCTCCGACAAACGTGAAGGCTGTCAAGAACATCGTGTTCAAGGCGAAGGAAAGCCGCACGCTTACCGCGAGCGACGCCGACGTTGAAGGACTTATCAAGGAACTTTTAGACGAGAAGATTATTGGCTAG
- the pyrH gene encoding UMP kinase — MSKFKRILLKLSGEALAGEKGHGIDNQILSDMASEIASIVKQGVQVALVIGGGNLVRGISASAGGMNRAQGDAMGMLGTVMNGLAMQDALDKQGVDSVVMSAIRMEPVCEFFDRRKALKLLSAGSVVIFSAGTGNPFFTTDSCAALRAIESECDVIMKATKVDGIYTADPVKDPTATRFDDISYKEVISRGLKVMDTAAVALCMENNMPIFVFKMEKGNLTRAAVQGDLGTLVHC; from the coding sequence ATGTCTAAATTCAAACGCATTCTTCTCAAGCTCAGTGGCGAAGCCCTCGCAGGCGAAAAGGGCCACGGTATCGACAACCAGATTCTCTCTGACATGGCGTCCGAAATTGCCTCCATCGTCAAGCAGGGCGTGCAAGTCGCTCTCGTCATTGGCGGCGGCAATCTCGTCCGCGGCATTTCCGCTTCTGCAGGCGGCATGAACCGCGCCCAGGGCGACGCCATGGGCATGCTTGGCACCGTGATGAACGGCCTCGCCATGCAAGATGCTCTCGACAAGCAGGGTGTTGACTCTGTAGTGATGTCTGCTATCCGCATGGAACCGGTTTGCGAATTCTTCGACCGCCGCAAGGCTCTCAAGCTTCTCTCCGCGGGCTCCGTGGTTATCTTCTCTGCAGGTACCGGCAATCCGTTCTTCACCACGGACAGCTGCGCGGCTCTCCGCGCTATCGAAAGCGAATGCGATGTGATTATGAAGGCTACTAAGGTCGACGGCATCTACACCGCAGACCCGGTCAAGGATCCGACTGCCACCCGCTTTGACGACATCAGCTACAAGGAAGTCATTTCCCGCGGCCTCAAGGTCATGGATACCGCAGCAGTTGCTCTCTGCATGGAAAACAACATGCCCATCTTCGTGTTCAAGATGGAAAAGGGTAACCTGACCCGCGCCGCCGTCCAAGGCGACCTCGGCACGCTGGTGCACTGCTAA
- a CDS encoding FISUMP domain-containing protein, with protein MKKIFALLVVAVLFVACGDESSSSAPATDPGEESSSSVEKTTESSSSAKPASSEDKQSSSSAKEENSSSSVVKSSSSKKDESSSSEEVKQSSSSVVASSSSVVGESSSSEYKPYNHQKVFSSDSLLSGAYKEFTDERNGRKYYYLTINGEDKDGNPASVTVMAENLNIGIDVAGGEDQVDDSKIERYCYNDDTTNCDKYGGLYQWAEAMQLPSECNAKSCADQIKPNHRGICPEGWRLLTYDDFYIVVHADGNDAGVKGVRAMGFGGHNYSGYSLIGAGYNWGYKFRNLNETTYWFYPEEGSLDKPAALSGSQSNSSTGNALQSIYKTHGTSVRCVMVE; from the coding sequence GTGAAAAAGATTTTTGCGCTGTTGGTTGTTGCGGTTTTGTTTGTCGCCTGCGGTGATGAATCTAGTAGTTCCGCGCCTGCCACAGACCCGGGCGAAGAATCGTCTTCGTCAGTAGAAAAGACAACGGAATCTAGCTCTTCGGCAAAGCCCGCTTCTAGCGAAGACAAACAGTCTTCTTCGTCTGCGAAAGAAGAAAATTCTAGTAGCAGTGTCGTGAAGTCCTCGTCTAGCAAGAAGGATGAATCCAGTAGCAGCGAAGAAGTTAAGCAGTCTTCTTCGAGTGTTGTTGCTTCGAGCAGTAGCGTGGTGGGAGAATCGAGTAGTAGTGAATATAAACCTTATAATCATCAGAAAGTTTTTTCATCGGATAGCCTTCTTTCTGGAGCGTATAAAGAATTTACAGACGAACGTAATGGGCGTAAATATTATTATCTGACAATTAACGGAGAGGACAAGGATGGAAATCCTGCTTCTGTAACGGTAATGGCGGAGAATCTGAATATCGGTATAGATGTAGCTGGTGGTGAGGATCAAGTCGACGATTCTAAAATTGAACGCTACTGCTACAATGATGACACGACGAATTGCGATAAATACGGTGGCCTTTACCAGTGGGCGGAGGCTATGCAGCTGCCGAGCGAATGCAACGCCAAGAGTTGCGCTGACCAGATTAAGCCGAACCACCGGGGAATCTGCCCGGAAGGTTGGCGTTTGCTGACTTACGACGATTTCTACATCGTTGTACATGCCGACGGAAACGATGCTGGCGTGAAAGGCGTTCGTGCCATGGGATTTGGCGGGCACAACTATAGCGGATACAGCTTGATTGGTGCGGGATACAATTGGGGTTATAAATTCAGAAATTTAAACGAAACGACTTATTGGTTTTATCCGGAAGAGGGATCTTTAGATAAACCTGCGGCACTGAGTGGTTCTCAAAGTAATTCTTCTACAGGAAATGCTTTGCAGAGCATTTACAAAACACATGGAACGTCCGTTCGCTGCGTGATGGTTGAATAA
- a CDS encoding 50S ribosomal protein L11 methyltransferase: MQKIDTWYKAEGYCPVEEFELASYLLFEAGVATLEELDPKAEGRTDFCFYTGDKAERDRIVNEFPQYHFTVSEEPAKDWDKWWRDRAQPVSVSPHLWVRPPWVEFTPDDPKAVVLELEAKTAFGTGEHDTTSSCATLMESIDFNGKTVLDIGTGTGILAMYARRLGARMAVGTEIDPLTIPCIAENFERNGFEKSDCILGFLDAFKDGAKFDVILCNMIRSELWPLRDDIEDLLAAGGELIISGQLLTEKDYILKWFEEAGFKVKEERVSGEWWSVLAHS, from the coding sequence ATGCAAAAAATCGATACGTGGTACAAGGCCGAGGGCTATTGCCCTGTTGAAGAATTTGAACTCGCAAGCTACCTGCTTTTCGAAGCTGGCGTGGCTACACTCGAAGAATTAGACCCCAAGGCAGAAGGCCGCACGGACTTTTGCTTTTATACCGGCGACAAGGCCGAACGCGATCGTATCGTAAACGAATTCCCGCAGTATCATTTTACCGTCAGCGAAGAACCTGCCAAGGATTGGGACAAGTGGTGGCGCGACCGTGCGCAGCCGGTGTCTGTGTCCCCGCATTTGTGGGTGCGTCCGCCTTGGGTTGAATTTACTCCCGATGACCCGAAAGCCGTGGTGCTTGAACTGGAAGCAAAGACTGCTTTCGGTACAGGCGAACACGATACCACCAGCAGCTGTGCCACCTTGATGGAATCTATTGATTTCAATGGCAAGACGGTGCTTGATATCGGTACGGGTACGGGCATTTTGGCCATGTACGCTCGCCGTTTGGGCGCCCGCATGGCGGTGGGTACCGAAATTGATCCGCTGACCATTCCTTGCATTGCCGAAAACTTCGAACGCAACGGCTTTGAAAAGAGCGACTGCATTCTCGGCTTCCTGGATGCATTCAAAGATGGCGCCAAGTTCGACGTGATTCTCTGCAACATGATCCGCAGTGAACTCTGGCCGCTCCGCGATGACATCGAAGACCTGCTCGCCGCAGGCGGTGAACTCATTATCTCGGGCCAGCTCCTCACCGAAAAGGATTATATCCTCAAGTGGTTCGAAGAAGCCGGCTTCAAAGTCAAAGAAGAAAGAGTAAGCGGCGAATGGTGGAGTGTGCTTGCACACTCTTAA